The following coding sequences are from one Nitrospinaceae bacterium window:
- a CDS encoding helix-turn-helix domain-containing protein, which translates to MMKNLSMERKREIGKRLQKVRESLGLSQAKFANTAGVSAGTISLYEKGRTETSVSFLEYLNREHGISSNWVLFGTGMMKIARKEKKGTMDGRPHQYQIEGPAPFPQRVKAFEKFVIEEALIEHKGNVQDTMKTLGIPRRTLNDKMDRYGIDRKDIS; encoded by the coding sequence GTGATGAAGAATTTGTCGATGGAAAGAAAACGAGAAATAGGAAAGCGGCTTCAGAAAGTGAGGGAGTCTCTGGGGCTTAGCCAGGCGAAATTTGCTAACACGGCGGGTGTGTCAGCGGGAACCATTTCTCTATACGAGAAGGGGAGGACGGAGACCTCAGTCTCTTTTCTTGAGTACCTCAATAGGGAGCATGGTATTTCGAGCAATTGGGTGCTCTTTGGCACTGGCATGATGAAGATAGCCCGTAAGGAGAAAAAGGGGACAATGGATGGGCGTCCTCATCAATATCAAATCGAAGGGCCCGCCCCTTTTCCCCAAAGGGTGAAAGCCTTCGAGAAGTTCGTGATCGAAGAGGCTCTCATCGAACACAAGGGAAATGTTCAGGATACAATGAAGACCCTCGGCATCCCCCGCCGGACGCTCAACGATAAAATGGATAGGTACGGTATTGACCGCAAAGATATTTCCTGA
- a CDS encoding PASTA domain-containing protein, with translation MSTKRITSTITAVVFAFLFLVSAAAPIASALTYSEAFSWSKVPGATNAVDIGIGAGGHVWYLGDGTGQGGSRVYKWNGSTGWDYKGGEGVRIAVEPNGNAWLVTKSGNIYRYTGSSWTRVQGAGGTSKALDIGIGAGGHVWYLGNADTNGGRRVYKWNGSTGWDYMNGAGVRIAVEPNGNAWVVTSSGNIYRYNGSGWTRMPGSGAVDIGIGANGHVWYLGDADLSGGKRVYKWNGSTGWDYMNGAGLNIAVDTQGIGWLTSGGGNIYRGVAGKQVPNVVGQTQTQAQAALTAIGLTSSVTDQLVLNLPDIYGKVDSQNPAAGVLAKPGGVVALKVYKRGAKVPPVIAVDGYRSDTGGVIASWKAEAKKRGLNPQVYTWPTTDRKIWNKIKHQTPPAEFLTAVGTRILLHIYTPQTVTVPNLVGMKIMDAHNKLKGMGVYSNVRAVWSYGGKTVYGWPKYYQTMSNDSLVGNVRTQSRAPNTTMYKEGKVYLTAIANQTPLVPAFTGYDHTGYSNLLRHKYGFVSTMMNGYGGPVLRVSPAVGTRINRSNMIWIWSGKK, from the coding sequence TTGAGCACAAAACGAATCACCTCAACGATCACCGCAGTTGTTTTTGCATTCCTCTTTCTTGTCTCGGCTGCCGCGCCAATTGCCTCGGCTCTCACCTACAGCGAGGCTTTTAGCTGGTCGAAAGTCCCTGGCGCCACTAATGCCGTCGACATCGGCATCGGCGCGGGCGGCCATGTCTGGTATCTGGGAGACGGTACGGGCCAAGGCGGCAGCCGTGTCTACAAGTGGAACGGCTCAACCGGCTGGGACTACAAGGGCGGCGAGGGTGTCCGCATCGCCGTCGAACCCAATGGCAACGCCTGGCTCGTAACAAAATCCGGCAACATCTATCGCTATACCGGCAGCAGTTGGACTCGGGTTCAGGGCGCGGGCGGCACCAGTAAAGCCCTCGATATCGGCATCGGCGCGGGCGGCCATGTTTGGTATCTGGGAAATGCCGACACCAATGGCGGCAGACGCGTCTACAAATGGAACGGCTCGACGGGCTGGGATTACATGAACGGCGCCGGTGTTCGCATCGCCGTCGAACCCAACGGCAACGCCTGGGTCGTAACGAGTTCAGGCAACATCTATCGCTACAATGGCAGCGGTTGGACGAGAATGCCGGGCTCGGGTGCTGTCGACATCGGCATTGGCGCGAATGGCCATGTCTGGTATTTGGGAGATGCCGACCTCTCCGGCGGCAAACGCGTCTACAAGTGGAACGGCTCAACGGGCTGGGATTACATGAACGGCGCCGGGTTAAATATCGCCGTCGACACCCAGGGCATCGGCTGGCTCACTTCGGGTGGTGGCAACATCTACCGGGGCGTTGCTGGAAAACAGGTTCCCAACGTCGTGGGACAAACGCAGACCCAGGCCCAGGCCGCGCTCACGGCGATAGGTCTGACCTCCTCCGTCACCGATCAGCTAGTCCTTAACCTACCGGACATCTACGGCAAGGTTGACAGCCAGAATCCGGCTGCGGGCGTATTAGCCAAGCCGGGAGGGGTGGTCGCGCTCAAGGTATACAAAAGAGGTGCTAAAGTGCCCCCCGTTATTGCGGTTGACGGTTATAGGAGTGACACTGGCGGGGTGATAGCCTCATGGAAAGCGGAAGCTAAAAAAAGGGGCCTGAACCCACAAGTTTATACTTGGCCTACAACAGATAGAAAAATTTGGAACAAAATTAAACACCAGACCCCGCCCGCGGAATTCCTTACCGCCGTGGGCACAAGAATTCTTCTTCATATTTACACACCGCAAACAGTGACTGTTCCGAACCTCGTCGGTATGAAGATAATGGATGCCCACAATAAACTAAAAGGGATGGGTGTTTACTCCAACGTGAGAGCTGTCTGGAGTTATGGAGGCAAGACCGTGTATGGTTGGCCGAAGTATTACCAAACGATGTCGAATGACTCCTTGGTGGGTAATGTAAGGACACAGAGCCGCGCGCCGAATACGACTATGTATAAGGAGGGTAAAGTTTATCTCACGGCTATAGCGAACCAAACCCCGCTCGTGCCAGCATTCACAGGCTATGATCATACTGGATATTCGAATTTACTGCGGCACAAATACGGATTTGTTAGTACTATGATGAATGGATATGGCGGACCGGTTCTTAGAGTCTCGCCGGCTGTCGGTACCCGGATTAATCGCTCCAACATGATTTGGATTTGGTCGGGAAAAAAATAG